Within Actinoplanes sp. L3-i22, the genomic segment GGCACGTCGACCTCGGGGTCCCGGTCGGCCGGAGCCTCGCCGGTCGGCCAGGCGACGGTGTCCTCGTTCGCCCGTGCCCGGTCGTCGTCGATCGCGCTGTCGCCGGGGGTGACCCCGCGGTCGTCGGCCGCACCGAACGCGGTGGGCCGGGACGCGGCGTCGTGCGCGGCGTCGGTGCTGTCACCGGGCCGGTCGTCCCACGGGGAGCCGGGTCGCTGCTGCGGCACGGCGTCCGTCCGTACGTCCTGGTCGTCGACGTTGTCCTTGGCCTCGTTGGAGAAGAAGCGCATCGTGGGTGCTCCTCAGCGGCTGGTGGCGTCGGGCCGGGAGGGTGCGACGCCGGGTTCGGGGGCGGGTGTCTCGGTCACCGGGCTGTCGGTGGTGGCCGTGGCGTTCGTGGTGGTGGTGGTGTCCTCGGTGGCCGATCGTTGTTCGGGTACGGTGCCGGCCCCGGCCACCGGGTCCTCGCCGAGCAGGTCGGCGAAGAGCGACCGGTAGTGGACCAGCGCCTGGCGGAGGTCCTCGGTGCCCGCTTCGTCATTCTTACTGCGGGAACTGATCTCGTGGGCGTTCCGGTAGTGCTCCAGCGTGGCGGCGTGTTCGACGGAGAGGTTGGCGAGCCGCTCGTCGTAGTCGCCGGTCGGGTAACCACGCTCGGTGATCAGGTGGGTGACCAGCTCGTCGGCGGTCTCGACCGCTTCCTTCGGGCTGTCCACGAACTTGATCTGGACCTCTTCCCAGGCGGCCGAGTACTTCGCCCGGGTCTCCGCGGAGAGCGGCTTGAGCTCGAGCTGGGCGTGCCGCTTGGTGCGCTCGACCAGTTCGCGCTCGGCTTCGGTGCGGTTGCCGGTGTCGGCGACCACACGGTCGTATTCGGGTCCGAAGGTCTGCTGCAGCCGACGGCGCCGCATGGCCTGGACCCCGAACGCGACCGCGGCCAGCACGAGCAGGATGACGATGATCAGGACGATGGTGGCGGTGGCGGTCATCAGGTTCCTCCTTCTTCAGTCGGAGGTATTCCCACTCGTACCCGCTCATCAATCGCGTTCGGCGAAACCGGCCGGAAACCGGGCCCCGCGCGGTCGGAGTAGCCGCCCCATTACTACGCGTTCGGGCTGGTTGTCGACGCGGATCGGCGCGTCGGGGCCTCGACTGTCGTAACTCCGACCACCGGGAAATGGAGATCAACACCTATCTCGGGTGGACAAACGGAATGGAAGGGAACTTTCCGATGGTCTGAGACCTAGCTGTGACGGACGTCTTTACGTATTCTTCCGAAGCGCATCCACCCCGAGGCTCGCCGTCCACTTCTGATCGGTGGGCTTCCGGGGCCGGTGACGTGCCGCCGTTCCCTGACGAAACCCCTTCGGGCGGAGCTTGATGAGAAGCCGCAACTGGTCGATTAGATCGAAGATCATCGCGATGGTCGCGGTGCCGCTGGCCGCGCTGCTCGCGATGTGGGTCTTCGCGACCACCGCGACCGCCGGCCCGGCGGTCGATCTGCTCAACGCGCGCGACGCGGTGCACCGCCTGGGCGACCCGGGCCTGCAGCTGATCGCGCAGTTGCAGCGCGAGCGGCACTTCTCGGCCGTCTACCTGTCGGCCCGCAAGGGCACGCTCACCGACCTCCAGGCCCAGCGCGCCGCCACCGACCAGGCGAGCGAGGGATTCCGGTCGGCGATCCACGGCCTGACCATGAGCGACGACCTGTCGGTCCGGACCGACACGCTGATCGCCGACCTCAACGCGGTCCAGGCGCTGCGCTCCCGGGTGGACGCCCGGGACGTCGACGTGCTCAACATGATGACCGCTTACAACGATGCGGTGGACGCCGGTTTCGACGTGTCCGCGACCGCCGCGGTCTTCTTCCACGAGCGGGTCGACCGTGAGGTCCGCGGCCTGATCACCGGCTATCGCGGCCAGGAGTACCTGAGCCGGGTCGACGCGCTGCTGGCCGGGGCGAACGCGGCCGGCCGGATCGACCAGAAGAGCCGCGGCGAGCTGATCGAGAACGTCGCCTCCTCGCGGTACCTGCTGAAGACCGGCGTGCGGGACATGCCGCAGCAGGCGCAGGGCGACTACGCCAAGCTGATCACCGGCTCGTCCTTCATCCAGCTGGACATCATGCAGAACCAGCTGATCGACCAGAGCTACAGCGGTGGTGCCCCGCCGGTCTCCGGCACCGAGTGGCAGGCCACCTACGACCAGGTCTCCTCGGACCTGCGGGCGTTCGAGCTGCGCGCGGTCGACGAGGTGGCCTCGGACGCGACGCCGCTGGCCGTCAGCGTGTTCCTCTGGCTGGGCCTGGCCGCGGTGGTCGGCCTGGTCGCGTTCGCGCTGGCGATCTGGGTGTCGGTGAAGCTCGGCCGGTCGATCGTCGGCCGGCTGATCAAGCTGCGGCGCGAGGCCCTGGAGATGGCCGCCGAGCGGCTGCCCACCGTGGTCGGCCGGCTGCAGCGCGGCGAGGCGGTCGACGTCGACGTCGAGACGCCCCCGCTGGAGTACGGGAACGACGAGATCGGCCAGCTCGGGCACGCCTTCAACGACGTGCAGCGCACCGCCGTGCAGTCCGCGGTCGACGAGGCGAACGTCCGGCGCGGCATCAACGAGGTGTTCCTCAACATCGCCCGGCGCAGCCAGACGCTGCTGCACCGCCAGCTGTCGCTGCTGGACCGGATGGAGCGGCGGGAGACCGAGCCGCAGGAGCTGGAAGACCTGTACCGGGTCGACCACCTCGCCACCCGGATGCGGCGCCACGCCGAGGACCTGGTCATCCTGGCCGGCGCGGCGCCCGGCCGGGGCTGGCGCAACCCGGTCCCGGTGATCGACGTGATCCGTGGCGCGATCAGTGAGGTGGAGGACTACAAGCGGGTCGACATCCGCTCGGTGGTCTCCGCGGCGCTGCTCGGCCGCTCGGTCGGTGACGTCATCCACCTGCTCGCCGAGCTGATCGAGAACGCCGCGTCGTTCTCCCCGCCGCACACCCGGGTGCAGGTCTCCGGGCAGGGCCTGCCGAACGGCTACGTGATCGAGGTCGAGGACCGTGGCCTGGGCATGACGCCGGAGGGCGTCGAGATCGCCAACCGGCGGCTGGCCGAGCCACCCGAGTTCGACCCGGCCGACAGCGCCCGGCTCGGCCTGTTCGTGGTCGCCCAGCTGGCGAACCGGCACGGCATCCGGGTGTCGCTGTCCGCGTCGCCGTACGGCGGGATCACCGCGATCGTGATGATCCCCGGTGACCTGGTCACCGAGGCGCCCGGCCCGGTCCTGCCGCCCGGCTCGAAGGGCCGCGGCGAGACCTCCGGCAGTTGGACCATCCCGGCGCTCGCGGCCGGCCCCGACGATCCGTCGCGCACCTCGCTGGCCGCCCTGCAGTGGCCCGGCAAGAGCGCGAGCGAGTTGCAGCAGGTCCCGGCCGCGCCGGTGCGGCGGACCAACGGCGCGCCCGCGCCGGCCGCCACCGGCGAGGTGCTGAACGGCCGGCACCGCACCGCCGACCCGGCCAGTGGCCCGGCGCCCAGCTCCGTCGCCGCCGGCTTCACCCCGGACGGCCTGGTCCAGCGCAAGCGGGTGCGCCGCACCCCGGAGACGCCGGCCGAGCTGCCCCCGGAGGCGACCGCGAGCCGGCTCGACGACGTGGCCGGCGCCCTCGGCGCGCCCCGCGCGGTGCCCCGCGGCTCGGGCCCGGTGCTGCCGGCCCCGGCCACTCCACCGTCCGAGGTGGAGGGTGCCGGCGAGGCGACCGCGCAGCTCGGCCCGGACGGCCTGCCCAAGCGGGTCCGGCAGGCCAGCCTGGCGCCGCAACTGCGCAACCCGGTGACCGATCCGGAGCCGTCCACCGCGCCGGAACGGTCCCCGGAACAGGTCCGTACGCTGATGAGCGCTCTGCAGCTGGGCACGACCCGGGGCCGGATCCAGGCCTCCAAAGTGGTCGCGCCGCAGGTGACCAGTGACAGTGACGGTGGCGCCGCTGAGGCGAGCGACGCCGGGGCCGCGGAAGCGGCTACCGTCAGTTTCCCGGCGGCCGCCGGGGAGCAGGCAGCATCCGGGGGCGACGGTGATGCGGCCGGCGACCGCGCCGACGTTCCCGGCGGTAATGAAGTGAACAGGCCGGAGAAGGACGCATAGTGGCACAGACGACGAAGCAGAGCGCGAATCTCACCTGGCTCCTCGACGACCTCGTCGAGCGGGTGCCGACCGCACAGCAGGCCGTGGTGCTTTCCGCGGACGGCCTGATGCTGGGCGCCTCGGCCGCCATGAGCCGGGAGGACGCCGAGCATCTATCGGCGATGGCGGCCGGATTCCAGAGCCTGGCCAAGGGCGCGAGCCGGCATTTCGGGGCCGGGGCGGTACGGCAGACGGTGGTGGAGATGGAAGAGGCGTTCCTCTTCGTCACCGCCGCGGGGCAGGGTGCCTGCCTGGCCGTGCTCGCGTCGGCCGACGCCGATCTCGGCCTGATCGCGTACGAGATGGCGATGCTGGTCACCCGGGTCGGCCAGACGATGAGCGCCCCGGAGCGGGACATCATGACGCCGGAGACCCTGCGATGAGCCGCGCGTGAACCACGACTGGATGGATCAGGACGCGGGTCCGGTGGTCCGGCCGTACGCGATGACCCAGGGTCGCGTCGCGCCGTCCGGCGGGGACTTCGACCTGGTCGCGTTCGTGGTCGCGACCGTGCCGGACCTCGCGCCCGGCGTCCAGTTGCAGCCGGAGCACCACGCCATCGTGGCCGCCGCCTGGGAACCGATCTCGGTGGTCGAGCTGGCGTCCCAACTCGACCTGTCGATCGGCGTGGTGCGGGTCCTGCTCGGTGATCTACGCTCGGCGGGCCTCATCTCGCTGTACGAACCTCCCGCGGCCACTCAGCCGCACGACGTCGACGTACTCAAGGCGGTTGTCAATGGACTCCGTGCGCTCTGACCGCGCCAGCGGTTCGCGCATCCCGGTCGCGCTGAAGATCCTCATCGCGGGCGGCTTCGGCGTGGGCAAGACGACGATGGTCGGCTCGGTCAGCGAGATCCGGCCGCTGCAGACCGAAGAGGTCCTCACCGGTGCCGAGGGCGCCGATGACGTGTCCGGTGTGGAGGGTAAGACCACCACCACGGTGACCATGGACTTCGGCCGCATCACGATCACCGAGGACCTGCAGCTCTACCTGTTCGGCACGCCCGGGCAGGACCGGTTCTGGTTCCTCTGGGACGAGCTGTCGCAGGGCGCGCTCGGCGCCGTGGTGCTCGCCGACACCCGCCGGCTGGCCGACTGCTTCCCGTCGATCGACTACTTCGAGCAGCGTGGCACGCCGTTCGTGGTCGCGGTGAACGCCTTCGACACGGAGCACCGCTTCGGGCCGGACGCGGTGGCCCGCGCCCTCGACCTGGACCCGGGTGTCCCGGTCGTGCTCTTCGACGCCCGTGACCAGGTCGCCGCCCGCAACGTGCTGATCGAGCTGGTGGAGTACGTCGCCCGCCGGCAGTACGCGGGCGCCGGCAGCCGCTGACCTGCTCCGCTCAACCAGTCGGCGGCTGCGCCGGCTGGTAGGGCGGCGGCACGCAGACCAGCCACGACTCGATCCGGCGCAGTTTGCCCGGGGTCAGCAAGCCGCGCATCACCAGTTCCCGTGGCTCCCGGAACAGTCCGTTCTGATATCGGTCCATGTCGATCCGGTGCGCCTCGAACGGGGTGACCCCGGGCAGCCGGGTCAGCTCCTGCGGCGACGCGTGATTGAGGTCGACGAGTCCGCCGTCGTCGAAGAACCGCAGCAGGTCGGGCCGCCCGATGCCGGCCTGCACCGCCGTCGTCGGATTGACCGCGGCGAAGTGCCGGGCCAAATCCCGCCGGGTCCGCGCGGACCGGGTGTCGCCCGGCCGCAGCGCCAGGATCGCGCCGTGCGCCGCGGCCACCAACCAGAGCAGGATCCACGAGAGGGTGCCGACACCCTCGGCCGTGCTGGTGTTCTCCGCCTCGATCGGGGACGGATCGATCTCGAACCAGAAGATGATCCACGGGATCGCGGCGAAGTAGACCCCGGCGGCGACGTAGTGGTACCAGCGGTTGCGCTGGATCGCCGCGTACAGGAAGTAGATCCAGCCGGCCACGCCACAGGTGAACAATGCGGCCGCGGCCGCGATCGCGGCCTCCGCCCAGCGCGCGCCGTCGTGGTGCGGCCGCATCATCGCCGGAGGCAGGAACGTGCCCGCGAACGGCGGCAGGGTGTGCGGCACGTCCGAGGGCCGGTAGGGCTGCGGGATCATCGCCGGTCCCGGGGGGCCCGGGAAGGGGGCCGGTGCCGGGACGGCCGGCGAGACCGGTGGCAGAGGCGCTGGTGACTGCAGCTCGCCGCGCAGGATCGCCCGGTGCACCTCCTGCATCCGCTCGCCGGGCTCGGCGCCGATCTCGTCCAGGTAGAACTCCCGGGCGTCCCGGAACGCCGCGAGCGCCTCGGCCTGCCGGCCCGCCCGGTACAGCGCCACCATCAGATGCGCCCGCAGGCCCTCGCGCAGCGGGAACTCGGCGGTCAGCCGGGTCAGCTCGCTCACCAGACCCGCCTCATGGTCGCCGCGGGCGAGTCGCAACCCGGCCCAGAGCTCCCAGGCGCCGGCCCGCTCGTCGGCCAGCCGTTGCCGGGCGGTCTCGAAGACCGGCCCGGTCAGCCCGCTCAGGGCGTCGCCGTGCCAGAGCGCGAGCGCGTCGCGGGCGATCGCGATGGCCTCGTCGGCCCGGCCGGCCTGACGTTCGGTCTCGGCCCGGACCAGTTCGGCCCGGAACACGTCGGCGTCCAGAGCGCCGGGGGCGACGTCCAGCACGTAGCCGCCGCCGGTCAGGGCGAGACGCTCGCGGCCGAGCACCCGGCGCAGCCCGGCGATGTACTTCTGGACCACGTTCGCGCCGTTCTCCGGCGGGTCGTCACCCCAGACCGCGTCGACGATCCGGTGGGTCGGCACCGGCTTGCCCGGATGCAGCAGCAGGACGGCGAGGACCGCGCGCTGCTTGGCCGGCCCGAGGTCGACGGCCCCGGTGCCGGAGAAGGCCCGCAGGGTGCCGAGGAGTTCGAACCGGGGGTCGGGTTCCACCACGGCGCACCCCCTCGTGACCTGCTACTTCAGTGGAACGGCAGCGGAACGGCAGCCGGCAGCAGCATAACGGCAGCGGGCCCGCAGCCTCATTCCGGAGGCTTCGTCTCGTCGATGAAGTCCGTCGGCGACCATTCCCTGGAGAGACACTGCAATGACTGAGCTGACCAAGCGCCTGGCCGCCGTGGCGGCCCTCCTGTCCCTGGCCGGCTGTGGAGGGCTCGCGGACGCCGCCTCCGACGCCGAGGCGCCCGCCGCGACGCCCGCGGAGACCCTGACGAAGGGCG encodes:
- a CDS encoding nitrate- and nitrite sensing domain-containing protein — its product is MVAVPLAALLAMWVFATTATAGPAVDLLNARDAVHRLGDPGLQLIAQLQRERHFSAVYLSARKGTLTDLQAQRAATDQASEGFRSAIHGLTMSDDLSVRTDTLIADLNAVQALRSRVDARDVDVLNMMTAYNDAVDAGFDVSATAAVFFHERVDREVRGLITGYRGQEYLSRVDALLAGANAAGRIDQKSRGELIENVASSRYLLKTGVRDMPQQAQGDYAKLITGSSFIQLDIMQNQLIDQSYSGGAPPVSGTEWQATYDQVSSDLRAFELRAVDEVASDATPLAVSVFLWLGLAAVVGLVAFALAIWVSVKLGRSIVGRLIKLRREALEMAAERLPTVVGRLQRGEAVDVDVETPPLEYGNDEIGQLGHAFNDVQRTAVQSAVDEANVRRGINEVFLNIARRSQTLLHRQLSLLDRMERRETEPQELEDLYRVDHLATRMRRHAEDLVILAGAAPGRGWRNPVPVIDVIRGAISEVEDYKRVDIRSVVSAALLGRSVGDVIHLLAELIENAASFSPPHTRVQVSGQGLPNGYVIEVEDRGLGMTPEGVEIANRRLAEPPEFDPADSARLGLFVVAQLANRHGIRVSLSASPYGGITAIVMIPGDLVTEAPGPVLPPGSKGRGETSGSWTIPALAAGPDDPSRTSLAALQWPGKSASELQQVPAAPVRRTNGAPAPAATGEVLNGRHRTADPASGPAPSSVAAGFTPDGLVQRKRVRRTPETPAELPPEATASRLDDVAGALGAPRAVPRGSGPVLPAPATPPSEVEGAGEATAQLGPDGLPKRVRQASLAPQLRNPVTDPEPSTAPERSPEQVRTLMSALQLGTTRGRIQASKVVAPQVTSDSDGGAAEASDAGAAEAATVSFPAAAGEQAASGGDGDAAGDRADVPGGNEVNRPEKDA
- a CDS encoding roadblock/LC7 domain-containing protein — translated: MAQTTKQSANLTWLLDDLVERVPTAQQAVVLSADGLMLGASAAMSREDAEHLSAMAAGFQSLAKGASRHFGAGAVRQTVVEMEEAFLFVTAAGQGACLAVLASADADLGLIAYEMAMLVTRVGQTMSAPERDIMTPETLR
- a CDS encoding DUF742 domain-containing protein, yielding MDQDAGPVVRPYAMTQGRVAPSGGDFDLVAFVVATVPDLAPGVQLQPEHHAIVAAAWEPISVVELASQLDLSIGVVRVLLGDLRSAGLISLYEPPAATQPHDVDVLKAVVNGLRAL
- a CDS encoding ATP/GTP-binding protein: MDSVRSDRASGSRIPVALKILIAGGFGVGKTTMVGSVSEIRPLQTEEVLTGAEGADDVSGVEGKTTTTVTMDFGRITITEDLQLYLFGTPGQDRFWFLWDELSQGALGAVVLADTRRLADCFPSIDYFEQRGTPFVVAVNAFDTEHRFGPDAVARALDLDPGVPVVLFDARDQVAARNVLIELVEYVARRQYAGAGSR
- a CDS encoding BTAD domain-containing putative transcriptional regulator, whose product is MEPDPRFELLGTLRAFSGTGAVDLGPAKQRAVLAVLLLHPGKPVPTHRIVDAVWGDDPPENGANVVQKYIAGLRRVLGRERLALTGGGYVLDVAPGALDADVFRAELVRAETERQAGRADEAIAIARDALALWHGDALSGLTGPVFETARQRLADERAGAWELWAGLRLARGDHEAGLVSELTRLTAEFPLREGLRAHLMVALYRAGRQAEALAAFRDAREFYLDEIGAEPGERMQEVHRAILRGELQSPAPLPPVSPAVPAPAPFPGPPGPAMIPQPYRPSDVPHTLPPFAGTFLPPAMMRPHHDGARWAEAAIAAAAALFTCGVAGWIYFLYAAIQRNRWYHYVAAGVYFAAIPWIIFWFEIDPSPIEAENTSTAEGVGTLSWILLWLVAAAHGAILALRPGDTRSARTRRDLARHFAAVNPTTAVQAGIGRPDLLRFFDDGGLVDLNHASPQELTRLPGVTPFEAHRIDMDRYQNGLFREPRELVMRGLLTPGKLRRIESWLVCVPPPYQPAQPPTG